The following proteins come from a genomic window of Triticum urartu cultivar G1812 unplaced genomic scaffold, Tu2.1 TuUngrouped_contig_5581, whole genome shotgun sequence:
- the LOC125529410 gene encoding uncharacterized protein LOC125529410 produces MVEKVSWHCCYRAGSVTFGLWELEQVSLETSESQGQLPSLQIHASIFRSNFPGEAISFTQEIVKHMVVAFSALELHLETIGHVFGAIVFLLLGMNRIRPAVRRLKLVLWRTSVRERCLPNCPCQPMDWRSQTVSFTHLQEVEITGFEGAGHEFDFLKLMLGCSPALKKMTLKLSRDVWSREHRRTIINDIFKAYPSVQCYVYLCSGFMHGYQNYD; encoded by the exons ATGGTGGAGAAGGTCTCGTGGCACTGCTGCTACAGGGCGGGGTCTGTTACCTTTGGTCTTTGGGAGCTTGAGCAGGTCTCTCTAGAGACCTCAGAGAGCCAAGGACAGCTCCCTTCGCTGCAGATTCATGCCTCCATA TTCCGGTCAAATTTCCCCGGCGAGGCGATCAGCTTCACGCAAGAGATAGTGAAGCATATGGTTGTTGCCTTCTCCGCTCTGGAGCTTCATCTCGAAACAATCGGGCATGTTTTTGGAGCAATTGTGTTTCTTCTCCTTGGAATGAATCGGATTCGTCCAGCTGTGCGGAGGCTTAAGCTCGTCCTATGGAGAACATCG GTGAGAGAAAGATGCCTACCGAATTGTCCATGTCAGCCCATGGACTGGAGATCCCAAACTGTCTCCTTTACTCATCTCCAAGAAGTGGAGATCACTGGCTTTGAAGGGGCGGGTCATGAGTTTGATTTCTTAAAATTGATGCTCGGATGTTCTCCGGCACTTAAAAAAATGACTTTGAAGCTGTCACGTGATGTGTGGTCAAGGGAACATAGACGCACAATAATAAACGACATCTTCAAGGCGTATCCTTCCGTGCAATGCTATGTTTATCTTTGCTCTG GGTTCATGCATGGCTACCAAAATTATGACTGA